One genomic region from Haloarcula taiwanensis encodes:
- a CDS encoding ABC transporter ATP-binding protein: MSRQTRTQQTSDFDDVDAAVANPDRTVLELDDVSKDYGHEVAVENLSLDVKDGELLTLLGPSGCGKTTTLRMIAGLERPSDGQISIADEVIADGSSFRKPEERNIGIVFQDYALFPHLTVAENIAFGLTEMDEQAVAERVDELLELVDLSSHHDKMPSQLSGGQQQRVALARSLAPEPDVLLLDEPFSNLDVRLRVEMREEVRKILKRAGVTAISVTHDQEEALSISDRVAIMNDGTIAQVGDPAEVFENPESRFVASFLGQASFLSARVTSDVIETGLGSFDIELLNGPVEAYNGAMVDVLVRPDDLQAMPTNESQADGYVVHRQYNGPSFVYRVELHSGDVVHCMHNHVETFEPGQPVEVDLVADHDLAWYPTE; this comes from the coding sequence ATGTCTCGACAAACACGCACACAGCAAACATCGGACTTCGACGACGTGGACGCGGCGGTAGCGAACCCGGACCGGACGGTCCTGGAACTGGACGACGTCTCCAAGGACTACGGTCACGAAGTCGCCGTCGAGAACCTATCACTCGATGTGAAAGACGGCGAACTGCTGACACTGCTGGGGCCATCCGGCTGCGGGAAGACGACGACACTCCGGATGATTGCCGGGCTGGAACGCCCCTCTGACGGGCAGATATCGATCGCCGATGAAGTCATCGCCGATGGCTCCTCGTTCCGGAAGCCAGAGGAGCGCAACATCGGGATCGTCTTTCAGGACTACGCGCTGTTCCCGCATCTCACCGTCGCCGAGAACATCGCTTTCGGGCTGACCGAGATGGACGAGCAGGCCGTCGCCGAGCGGGTCGACGAACTGCTCGAACTGGTCGACCTCTCGTCCCATCACGACAAGATGCCGAGCCAGCTTTCCGGCGGCCAGCAACAGCGCGTTGCGCTCGCGCGCTCGCTGGCCCCGGAACCGGATGTCCTGCTGCTCGACGAACCGTTCTCGAACCTCGACGTGCGCCTGCGCGTCGAGATGCGCGAGGAGGTTCGCAAAATCCTGAAGCGGGCCGGCGTCACCGCCATCTCAGTGACCCACGACCAGGAGGAAGCCCTCTCGATAAGCGACCGCGTCGCCATCATGAACGACGGGACCATCGCTCAGGTCGGTGACCCCGCTGAAGTGTTTGAAAACCCCGAGAGCCGCTTCGTTGCGAGCTTCCTCGGGCAGGCGAGTTTCCTCTCGGCCCGGGTGACCAGCGATGTCATCGAGACTGGACTGGGTTCGTTCGACATCGAGTTGCTGAACGGGCCGGTCGAGGCGTACAACGGCGCGATGGTGGACGTGCTGGTCCGGCCGGACGACCTGCAGGCGATGCCAACAAACGAGTCCCAGGCCGACGGCTACGTCGTTCACCGCCAGTACAACGGTCCGTCGTTCGTCTACCGGGTCGAACTCCACAGTGGCGACGTCGTCCACTGCATGCACAACCACGTCGAGACATTCGAACCGGGCCAGCCGGTCGAAGTTGATCTGGTCGCCGACCACGACCTGGCCTGGTATCCGACGGAATGA